In Castanea sativa cultivar Marrone di Chiusa Pesio chromosome 6, ASM4071231v1, a single window of DNA contains:
- the LOC142640367 gene encoding chlorophyll a-b binding protein CP29.3, chloroplastic, translating to MATTFFTTTSAAASHFFGTRIINPTKNSGRIQARFGFGGSKKKSPPPAPKKTVNLDRPVWFPGAEPPDWLDGTMIGDRGFDPFGFGKPAEYLQFDFDSLDQNLAKNVAGDVIGVSRFENPEVNPTPFQPYAEVFGLQRFRECELIHGRWAMLGVLGALAVEALTGVAWQDAGKVELVEGASYLGFSLPFSLTTLIWIEVIVIGYIEFQRNAELDVEKRLYPGGKFFDPLGLAKDPDEKERLQLAEIKHARLAMVAFLIFGIQAAVTGKGPISFVATFNK from the exons ATGGCCACCACATTCTTCACAACAACGTCAGCTGCCGCGTCACACTTCTTTGGAACCCGAATCATAAACCCGACCAAAAACTCCGGAAGAATCCAAGCCCGGTTCGGCTTCGGGGGCTCCAAAAAAAAGTCTCCACCACCTGCTCCCAAAAAGACTGTCAATTTGGACAGGCCGGTTTGGTTCCCGGGGGCAGAACCGCCAGATTGGCTAGACGGGACCATGATAGGGGACCGGGGGTTCGACCCGTTCGGGTTTGGAAAACCGGCGGAGTACTTGCAATTCGATTTTGACTCGCTGGACCAGAACTTGGCGAAGAATGTGGCTGGGGACGTGATAGGTGTGTCGAGGTTTGAGAACCCGGAGGTGAATCCGACGCCGTTTCAGCCGTACGCGGAGGTGTTTGGGTTGCAGAGGTTTAGGGAGTGTGAGCTTATTCATGGGAGATGGGCTATGTTAGGTGTACTTGGTGCACTTGCTGTCGAAGCTCTCACTGGTGTTGCATGGCAAGATGCTGGAAAg GTAGAGCTAGTGGAAGGAGCATCCTACTTGGGCTTTTCACTTCCATTCTCATTGACCACATTGATATGGATTGAGGTGATAGTAATTGGATACATTGAATTCCAAAGGAATGCCGAACTTGATGTGGAGAAAAGGTTATATCCTGGTGGCAAATTCTTCGATCCCCTTGGCTTGGCCAAAGACCCTGATGAAAAGGAAAGGCTTCAATTGGCAGAGATCAAGCATGCTCGCCTTGCTATGGTGGCTTTCCTCATCTTTGGAATCCAAGCTGCTGTAACTGGAAAAGGCCCAATCAGTTTTGTGGCTACCTTTAACAAGTGA
- the LOC142639297 gene encoding HMG1/2-like protein, with the protein MKIAKGKVSTRKDKKEVSLPVEERKVGKRKAALKADKSRSKWTKKAKLGKKDPDKPKRPPSAFFVFLEEFRKTYKEEHPNVKAVSAVGKAGGEKWKSLTKAEKAPYESKAAQRKVDYEKLIKAYNKKQESVVDDEDEESDRSNSVVNDEDDEETGEGEEDDDEDDD; encoded by the exons atgaagattgCCAAGGGCAAAGTGTCGACGAGGAAGGACAAAAAGGAAGTATCACTGCCAGTTGAGGAGAG AAAGGTTGGAAAGCGAAAGGCAGCACTTAAGGCTGATAAGAGTCGCTCGAAATGGACCAAGAAAGCAAAATTGGGCAAAAAGGACCCTGACAAACCAAAACGGCCTCCTAGTGCCTTCTTTGTTTTTCT AGAAGAGTTCAGAAAGACTTACAAGGAAGAGCATCCCAATGTGAAGGCTGTTTCAGCT GTGGGAAAAGCTGGGGGAGAGAAGTGGAAATCCTTGACTAAAGCA GAGAAAGCCCCATATGAATCTAAAGCGGCACAAAGGAAGGTAGATTACGAGAAGCTTATAAAAGCATACAACAAAAAACAG GAAAGCGTGGTTGATGACGAAGATGAAGAGTCTGACAGGTCAAATTCTGTAGtgaatgatgaagatgatgaggaAACTGGGGAG ggtgaagaagatgatgatgaggacGATGACTGA